From the Solibacillus sp. FSL R5-0449 genome, one window contains:
- the dinG gene encoding ATP-dependent DNA helicase DinG, whose product MKESQKYAIVDIETTGHSPASGDRMIQIAIVIMQGWEIVKKYSTFINPGKPIPLFIQDLTNITDEDVKDALPFEAYADYIYELLEGAVFVAHNTDFDLNFLQAEFNRAGISKWHGKKIDTVELTKILFPMSLSYKLADLANEFHIELESAHRADDDALATAYLLKHCWEELLTLPLITLEQLHKRSFRLRTDLSQLFFDALVIKRSKALTDEGHVFYRKIAIRKMAPTPKSDGEQLVYPQTTEEKMALLLKGIPNFEERPQQFRMMDSIWHAFNENAEHVIEASTGIGKTMGYLVPSIYYAKKTNKKIGISTYTSHLLDQLMQNDIPLLEQALGQPVKMALLKGMNHYIDIEKFEKELKTQDVSYDQTFTVLQTLIWLAKTETGDLSELNVSGGGQLLIDKIRKTALPKTTMPLYDFYSRAIQNSRQADIIVTNHAMLLSDLVRNEQIFNSLGGWVIDEAHQFIQAAINQHEKIFSYMNWKYLFGQIGIQEDEQLFYKIRRVAIKKHLLNYQTLDQLEKRYIQMVNAFDTAMAALLRGVKEAQHHQTKQLQKIEVFISELQLGREILMKVSLTVQQWVDEATELIRKFTSSVEELAPEHEYLIEQWQYIVNEFTIKLSEWDDVFLSQDPDYSCWLELDQRSVPGSIQLYKKPIEVTSTIRKLFDPIREKSGIVWTSGTLTVPSNERFITNQLGINPSIPIEKLHADPSYYDGAEVYIVNDMPDIQAVSQSEYIEEVAHAVTNTVRMTNGRCFVLFTSQDMLRKTVNLIQESELLSDYMIFAQGVTSGSRMRLLKSFQKFNHSVLFGTNSFWEGVDVPGDGLSAVIVVRLPFSSPEEPAFKARANYITQQGRNSFTELALPDAIIRFKQGFGRLIRSSHDKGVFIVLDRRIETKSYGQQFIESLPPISIQKLPLHSMVQSLGNWYNEKR is encoded by the coding sequence ATGAAGGAAAGTCAAAAATATGCAATAGTCGATATTGAAACAACAGGCCATTCTCCTGCAAGCGGCGACCGCATGATTCAAATCGCCATTGTCATTATGCAAGGCTGGGAAATCGTTAAAAAATATTCTACATTTATTAATCCGGGAAAACCGATTCCGTTATTTATACAGGATTTAACGAATATTACAGACGAAGATGTAAAAGATGCGCTGCCTTTTGAAGCGTATGCGGATTATATTTATGAGTTGCTGGAAGGGGCCGTATTCGTAGCCCATAATACAGATTTTGACTTGAACTTTTTACAGGCGGAGTTTAACCGTGCCGGTATATCGAAATGGCACGGGAAGAAAATCGACACAGTTGAACTGACAAAAATTTTATTCCCGATGTCGCTAAGTTACAAATTAGCGGATTTGGCGAATGAGTTTCATATCGAGCTGGAGAGTGCACACCGCGCGGATGATGATGCGCTCGCGACAGCGTATTTGTTGAAACATTGCTGGGAAGAGCTGTTAACATTGCCGCTCATTACTTTGGAGCAATTGCATAAACGTTCTTTCCGTTTGAGAACAGACCTGTCCCAGCTGTTTTTTGATGCACTTGTCATAAAACGCAGTAAAGCATTAACGGATGAGGGGCATGTTTTTTACCGTAAAATTGCCATCCGCAAAATGGCTCCAACACCAAAAAGTGATGGGGAACAACTTGTTTACCCGCAAACGACTGAAGAAAAAATGGCCTTATTATTGAAAGGGATTCCTAATTTTGAAGAGCGCCCGCAGCAGTTTCGAATGATGGACAGTATATGGCATGCATTCAATGAAAATGCGGAACATGTCATTGAAGCATCAACAGGAATCGGTAAAACGATGGGTTATTTAGTGCCATCGATTTATTATGCTAAGAAAACGAATAAGAAAATCGGAATCAGCACATATACTTCCCATTTGCTGGATCAGCTTATGCAAAATGACATTCCATTATTGGAACAGGCGCTTGGCCAGCCCGTTAAAATGGCTTTATTAAAAGGAATGAACCATTATATCGACATTGAAAAATTCGAAAAAGAGCTAAAGACACAGGATGTTTCCTATGATCAGACATTTACCGTTCTGCAAACGCTTATCTGGCTTGCGAAAACGGAGACGGGTGATTTAAGCGAGCTGAATGTTTCAGGCGGTGGCCAGCTGCTTATCGATAAAATTCGAAAGACTGCTTTGCCGAAAACAACAATGCCGCTTTACGATTTCTATTCACGGGCAATTCAAAACAGTCGCCAGGCAGATATAATCGTGACAAACCATGCGATGCTGCTAAGTGATCTCGTACGCAATGAACAGATTTTTAATTCATTAGGCGGCTGGGTAATCGATGAGGCCCATCAGTTTATTCAGGCTGCAATCAATCAGCACGAAAAAATATTCTCCTATATGAATTGGAAATATTTATTTGGACAAATTGGTATACAGGAAGATGAACAGCTATTTTATAAGATCCGTCGCGTAGCGATTAAAAAACATCTGTTGAATTATCAAACACTTGATCAGCTGGAAAAACGCTATATTCAAATGGTCAACGCGTTTGATACGGCAATGGCGGCATTGCTTCGAGGGGTGAAAGAAGCGCAACATCATCAGACGAAGCAACTTCAGAAAATCGAAGTTTTCATTTCGGAATTGCAGTTGGGCCGTGAAATTTTAATGAAAGTTTCGCTTACTGTACAGCAATGGGTGGATGAGGCGACCGAGCTAATCCGGAAGTTCACATCAAGTGTGGAAGAGCTTGCGCCGGAGCATGAATATTTAATTGAGCAATGGCAGTATATCGTCAATGAGTTTACGATAAAACTGTCAGAGTGGGATGATGTTTTTCTAAGTCAAGATCCTGACTATTCATGCTGGCTGGAATTGGATCAGCGAAGTGTACCGGGAAGTATCCAGCTCTATAAAAAACCGATAGAAGTAACATCAACAATCCGGAAGCTTTTTGATCCGATCCGTGAAAAGAGCGGCATTGTGTGGACATCCGGAACATTGACAGTACCAAGTAATGAGCGGTTTATAACAAACCAGCTTGGCATCAATCCGTCAATTCCGATTGAAAAGCTGCATGCGGACCCAAGTTATTACGACGGGGCAGAAGTGTATATTGTCAATGACATGCCGGACATTCAGGCTGTATCACAATCCGAGTATATCGAAGAGGTCGCACATGCCGTTACAAATACTGTGCGCATGACGAATGGACGATGCTTTGTTTTGTTCACGTCACAGGATATGCTCCGGAAAACGGTCAATCTTATTCAGGAAAGTGAATTGCTAAGCGACTATATGATTTTTGCGCAAGGTGTGACATCCGGAAGCCGTATGCGGTTATTAAAGTCTTTCCAGAAGTTTAATCATTCCGTATTATTCGGAACGAACAGCTTCTGGGAAGGGGTCGATGTACCGGGAGACGGTCTGTCTGCTGTCATCGTTGTGCGGCTGCCGTTTTCTTCACCGGAAGAACCGGCCTTTAAAGCGCGGGCCAATTATATAACACAGCAGGGACGCAATTCCTTTACAGAGCTTGCGCTGCCGGATGCCATTATCCGGTTCAAGCAAGGATTCGGGCGATTGATCCGTTCGAGCCATGATAAAGGGGTATTTATCGTTTTGGATCGCCGGATTGAAACGAAATCATACGGACAGCAGTTTATCGAGTCATTACCGCCAATTTCTATACAAAAACTGCCTCTACACAGTATGGTGCAAAGCTTAGGAAATTGGTATAATGAAAAACGATGA
- a CDS encoding DUF5590 domain-containing protein — MKNWIIFSVVFILSLSLVISVFVFWKANAPFSEIEQKAESFALETKALAVVDDSYVYNGNKPYVTVFGVDEYGKEKAVFVPMSLDENSMQEVFLADGITEDQALSVFQEDTAAKEILHMKLGFEEPGPVWEITYKSESGSLNYVYLLFEDGQWWKRILNL; from the coding sequence ATGAAAAACTGGATTATCTTTTCGGTTGTCTTTATTTTATCTTTGTCGCTTGTTATTTCAGTGTTTGTATTTTGGAAGGCCAATGCACCGTTTAGTGAAATAGAACAAAAGGCGGAAAGTTTTGCGCTGGAAACGAAAGCACTTGCTGTTGTTGATGATTCCTATGTTTACAATGGGAATAAGCCATATGTCACTGTTTTCGGAGTGGATGAGTATGGGAAGGAAAAGGCAGTCTTCGTCCCGATGAGTTTAGATGAGAATTCAATGCAGGAAGTATTTTTAGCAGATGGCATCACCGAAGATCAGGCGTTGTCTGTTTTTCAGGAAGATACTGCTGCGAAAGAGATTCTTCATATGAAGTTAGGATTCGAGGAGCCGGGTCCAGTATGGGAAATTACCTATAAAAGTGAATCCGGCAGCTTGAATTATGTCTATCTTCTATTTGAAGACGGGCAATGGTGGAAACGCATATTGAATTTGTAG
- a CDS encoding pyridoxal phosphate-dependent aminotransferase: MKQLLANRVKTLTPSSTLAITAKAKELKEQGIDVIGLGAGEPDFNTPENILNAAKQSMDAGLTKYTPAGGLPALKKAIIDKLARDNNLTYKANEIIVGVGAKHVLYTLFQVILNEGDEVIIPIPYWVSYPEQVKLAGGVPVYVEGTQEQNFKITAQQLRDAVTEKTKAVIINSPSNPSGMIYSKEELAELAQVAEEKDILIVSDEIYEKLVYNGIEHYSIAEVSDAVKARTIVVNGVAKSHSMTGWRIGYAAGDATIIKAMTDLASHSTSNATTTAQYATIEAYNGSQDAVEKMRQAFESRLEAIFPKLAAIPGVKVLKPQGAFYLLPDVSETAEKTGYTSVDDFVSALLTEANVAVIPGSGFGAPATIRLSYATSLELLEEAVRRIDAFVKSKWQD, translated from the coding sequence ATGAAACAATTGTTGGCAAATCGTGTAAAGACTTTAACACCATCTTCAACTTTGGCAATCACAGCTAAAGCGAAAGAGTTAAAGGAGCAAGGTATTGATGTTATTGGTTTAGGTGCGGGGGAGCCGGACTTTAATACGCCGGAAAATATTTTAAATGCAGCAAAACAATCGATGGATGCTGGTCTGACAAAATATACACCTGCTGGAGGGTTACCTGCTTTAAAGAAAGCGATCATTGATAAATTGGCTCGTGACAATAATCTTACATACAAAGCAAATGAGATAATCGTTGGTGTCGGAGCAAAGCACGTTCTGTATACATTGTTCCAAGTTATTTTAAATGAGGGCGATGAAGTAATTATCCCAATTCCATACTGGGTATCTTATCCTGAGCAAGTGAAGCTTGCTGGCGGTGTTCCTGTATATGTGGAAGGAACACAGGAACAGAACTTTAAAATTACAGCGCAGCAACTACGTGATGCCGTTACTGAGAAAACAAAAGCGGTAATTATCAACTCGCCGTCGAATCCTTCTGGTATGATTTATTCGAAGGAAGAATTGGCTGAGCTTGCACAAGTTGCAGAAGAAAAGGATATTTTAATCGTTTCAGATGAAATTTATGAAAAGCTTGTTTACAATGGTATAGAGCATTATTCAATTGCGGAAGTTTCAGACGCAGTGAAAGCACGTACAATTGTTGTAAACGGTGTTGCAAAATCTCACTCTATGACAGGTTGGCGCATTGGCTATGCAGCTGGTGACGCGACAATCATTAAAGCGATGACGGATTTAGCATCTCACTCTACTTCAAATGCAACAACAACAGCGCAATATGCAACGATCGAAGCATATAACGGCTCGCAGGATGCAGTAGAAAAGATGAGACAAGCGTTTGAATCACGTTTAGAAGCTATCTTCCCGAAACTTGCAGCAATTCCAGGTGTGAAAGTATTAAAGCCACAAGGTGCTTTCTACTTATTACCGGATGTTTCGGAAACAGCGGAGAAAACAGGCTACACTTCAGTGGATGATTTTGTATCGGCACTATTAACAGAAGCAAATGTTGCGGTCATTCCAGGTTCAGGATTTGGTGCACCAGCGACAATACGTTTATCGTATGCGACATCTTTAGAATTATTAGAAGAAGCAGTTCGCCGAATCGATGCCTTTGTTAAATCAAAATGGCAAGATTAA
- the asnS gene encoding asparagine--tRNA ligase — protein MKKIMIKDMPNHIGETVKIGTWLANKRSSGKLAFLQLRDGSGFAQGVVVKAEVGEELFAVAKGMTQETSMYVIGEVKADERSSFGAELNVTGIEVISPAKDYPITPKEHGTEFLMDNRHLWLRSRKQHAIMKVRNEIIRATYEFFNENGFTKMDPPILTGSSPEGTSELFHTKYFDEDAFLSQSGQLYMEAAAMALGKVFSFGPTFRAEKSKTRRHLIEFWMIEPEMAFVEHDESLEVQEQYVSHIVQSVLKNCKLDLERLGRDTSKLENVKAPFPRISYDEAIEFLHEQGFDDIQWGDDFGAPHETAIANHFDKPVFITCYPIGIKPFYMQPHPERDDVVLCADLIAPEGYGEIIGGSERIYDYELMKSRLEQHNLSMDAYAWYLDLCKQGAVPHSGFGLGLERTVAWISGTEHIRESIPFPRLLNRLYP, from the coding sequence ATGAAAAAAATTATGATTAAAGATATGCCAAATCATATTGGCGAAACAGTAAAAATTGGTACGTGGTTGGCTAACAAACGTTCTAGCGGTAAATTAGCTTTCCTTCAATTACGTGATGGCTCAGGCTTCGCACAAGGCGTAGTTGTAAAAGCAGAAGTAGGCGAAGAACTTTTCGCAGTAGCTAAAGGCATGACACAGGAAACTTCAATGTATGTTATTGGTGAAGTGAAAGCGGACGAGCGTTCTTCTTTCGGAGCTGAATTAAATGTTACTGGTATCGAAGTAATCAGTCCTGCGAAAGATTATCCAATTACACCAAAAGAGCATGGTACAGAATTTTTAATGGACAACCGTCACTTATGGTTACGTTCTCGTAAACAACATGCAATCATGAAAGTACGTAACGAAATCATTCGTGCAACATATGAATTCTTCAATGAGAATGGCTTTACAAAAATGGATCCGCCAATCTTAACAGGTTCTTCACCTGAAGGTACGTCAGAGCTGTTCCACACAAAATATTTCGATGAAGATGCATTCCTGTCTCAATCAGGTCAGCTTTACATGGAAGCTGCTGCAATGGCATTAGGAAAAGTATTCTCGTTCGGTCCTACATTCCGAGCAGAAAAATCTAAAACACGTCGTCACTTAATCGAATTCTGGATGATCGAGCCTGAAATGGCATTCGTTGAGCATGATGAGAGCTTGGAAGTACAAGAGCAATACGTATCACATATCGTACAATCTGTTCTGAAAAACTGTAAGCTTGATCTAGAGCGTCTAGGCCGAGATACTTCAAAACTTGAAAACGTGAAAGCACCATTCCCGCGTATTTCTTACGATGAAGCAATCGAGTTTTTACATGAGCAAGGCTTTGATGATATTCAATGGGGCGATGACTTCGGTGCGCCACACGAAACAGCAATTGCCAACCATTTCGACAAACCAGTATTTATCACATGCTACCCGATCGGTATTAAACCGTTCTACATGCAGCCACACCCAGAGCGCGATGATGTCGTTTTATGTGCAGACTTAATCGCTCCTGAAGGATATGGTGAGATTATCGGTGGTTCTGAACGTATTTATGATTATGAGCTAATGAAATCACGTTTAGAACAACATAACTTATCAATGGATGCATATGCATGGTATTTAGATCTTTGTAAACAAGGTGCAGTACCTCACTCAGGCTTCGGCTTAGGGTTAGAGCGTACAGTTGCATGGATTTCCGGAACAGAACATATCCGTGAGTCCATCCCATTCCCACGTTTATTAAACCGTTTATATCCATAA
- a CDS encoding DnaD domain-containing protein — MSKNFNRIRVWTEQLQITIPQLFFKHYSELNIQDDEALIILHLLTFEQEGIDFPTPNDLMQRTNFQLTAISQIIQRLMQKGFVEISQSTDDSGRLAEKYSIYPLWERLLDLLQSKAQQQVSTANKLDEAKIFQLFEQELGRLLSPMEIETIGMWMDLDQHSPEIIKAALKEAVLADKVNLRYIDRILIEWKKRNIKTIAQIEKHSEQYRKNTMTAAPVQPVHQQKAVQKTEKVSFYNWLEERE; from the coding sequence ATGTCTAAAAATTTTAATCGAATCCGCGTTTGGACGGAGCAATTACAAATTACTATTCCACAATTATTCTTTAAACATTATAGCGAATTGAACATACAAGATGACGAAGCATTGATTATTCTACATTTATTAACGTTCGAACAGGAAGGAATCGACTTTCCGACACCAAATGATTTAATGCAGCGGACAAATTTCCAATTGACCGCTATTTCTCAAATCATACAACGCCTGATGCAAAAAGGGTTTGTCGAAATATCTCAAAGCACTGATGATTCCGGGCGTCTTGCCGAGAAATATTCAATTTATCCGCTATGGGAAAGACTGCTCGATCTGCTGCAATCAAAAGCACAACAGCAGGTTTCAACTGCCAACAAATTGGACGAGGCGAAAATTTTCCAGCTATTTGAACAAGAGCTGGGACGCCTGCTATCCCCAATGGAAATTGAAACAATCGGCATGTGGATGGACTTGGATCAACATAGTCCTGAAATTATAAAAGCCGCCTTAAAAGAAGCAGTACTTGCTGATAAAGTAAACTTACGCTACATCGATCGAATTTTAATCGAGTGGAAGAAGCGCAACATAAAAACAATTGCACAAATTGAAAAACATAGTGAGCAATACCGTAAAAATACAATGACCGCTGCACCGGTTCAACCGGTACATCAGCAAAAAGCAGTCCAGAAAACGGAAAAAGTTTCTTTCTATAATTGGTTAGAGGAGCGAGAATAG
- the nth gene encoding endonuclease III — MLTKAKWNHFLDEMDRMFPDAHCELVHDNPFELTIATLLSAQCTDVLVNKVTKELFQKYKTPQDYLNVSLEELQNDIRSIGLYRNKAKNIQLLCARLINEYGGEVPASREELVTLPGVGRKTANVVLSVAFDVPAMAVDTHVERVSKRLGLCRWKDSVLEVEETIMKKTPIERWSRAHHQIIFFGRYHCKAQNPGCGSCPLLDDCREGQKRLKKGLVKI, encoded by the coding sequence ATGTTAACAAAAGCAAAATGGAATCACTTTTTAGATGAGATGGATCGGATGTTTCCGGATGCACATTGTGAATTAGTGCATGACAATCCGTTTGAGTTGACGATTGCGACATTATTATCTGCGCAATGTACGGATGTCCTCGTCAATAAAGTGACGAAAGAATTATTTCAAAAATATAAAACACCTCAGGATTATTTAAATGTATCACTTGAGGAACTGCAAAATGATATTCGTTCAATTGGCCTTTACCGAAACAAAGCGAAAAATATTCAATTATTATGTGCCCGTCTTATAAATGAATATGGCGGGGAGGTTCCGGCATCGCGTGAAGAGCTTGTAACATTGCCAGGTGTCGGCCGTAAAACAGCCAATGTTGTCTTGTCGGTTGCCTTTGATGTTCCTGCGATGGCTGTCGATACGCATGTAGAGCGTGTCTCGAAACGATTAGGACTTTGTCGGTGGAAAGACAGTGTGCTGGAAGTAGAAGAAACGATCATGAAAAAGACGCCGATAGAACGATGGAGCCGGGCCCATCATCAAATTATTTTCTTCGGTCGTTATCATTGTAAAGCTCAAAATCCCGGCTGCGGGTCATGTCCGTTATTGGATGACTGTCGGGAAGGGCAAAAACGTTTGAAAAAAGGTTTGGTAAAAATATGA
- a CDS encoding YpoC family protein, with product MMISVQQEAISKEVVDAWYGEWEVLRETIHAAHERRDGSAQQFMVEGIEHFEQFIVSGSMTETPFSVQSEYELMPINGMERLQFIKARPGQYACYRQLDELYKETKKRCARLRIKK from the coding sequence ATGATGATTTCAGTTCAACAAGAGGCAATTTCAAAAGAAGTGGTGGACGCTTGGTACGGTGAATGGGAAGTTTTGCGTGAAACGATTCATGCAGCCCATGAACGACGTGACGGATCAGCCCAGCAATTCATGGTAGAAGGAATCGAACATTTTGAGCAGTTTATTGTGAGTGGTTCTATGACTGAGACACCGTTTTCTGTGCAAAGTGAGTACGAGCTCATGCCAATTAACGGAATGGAGCGTCTGCAGTTTATAAAAGCACGTCCCGGACAATATGCATGCTATCGTCAATTGGACGAACTTTATAAAGAAACGAAAAAGCGCTGTGCACGACTGAGAATAAAAAAGTAA
- a CDS encoding PBP1A family penicillin-binding protein has product MTENRKTREQIKRERQQQNKKSRKPKTSAGKWIKRIVLAIVLIGVIGFLSGAALFGYYVSKAPELDEDALKDPISSEFYDINGELFATIGAEKRNYVKYEDIPQQMIDAIIATEDARFFDHFGVDLWRLGGAVLANFRDGFGAQGASTITQQVVKNSFFTNEKKLERKAQEAWLAIKLEREYSKEEIFEMYFNKILMSGRIHGFGTAAKEFYGKELSELSLAEYAQLAGMPQSPNNYNPYKKPDRAKKRRNIVLGLMVQHGKISEAEAEKAKKEPITGGLIPEEERVANSTTKYPAFLDVVLAELEKNGDSELTSEGIKVYTTLDPKAQTTVENLMNNDSNFPTEEIQAGVAVIDTPTGEIRAIGGGRNYTGEFNYNFAYDMTTRQPGSTLKPLIDYGPAIEYLKWSTGQTTVDEKITYSGSDQVIGNWDGRYLGAMTVREALYTSRNIPAVKTFREVGPERAKEFLGNLGIKSSGLTESEALGGGRVNISPVQMAASYAAFGNNGTYNSPHAITKIVFRDGKTSKSFKPESKKAMSDYTAYMVTDILRDTVSNKRNASAPRAAVAGVDIAGKTGTTNYGSDEFEKFNLKNGSVPDTWFAGYTTNYSIAIWGGYSQRKDAITTWEERWLPQQLFKSIMTDLNQHNPSSSFKQPSSVVSASIVVGSNPLKLANEYTPATQKATELFVKGTEPTEYTEEFVPQNLDAPTGLQASFNDAAQLADISWSHSSLNGSGEDTDPVTFEVSMKVDGGPATVISTTSATAIQVPNIERGKEYTFTVTAISGDLRSDPASVGLYVDGNTTPEPEDPNDSIEDPNDAEQPEQPGNGNNNGNNGNGNNGNGNNGNGNGNGNNGNGNGSGNTEEPDEPDPEPSQPNQPSPPTSGGETRPEDSEDD; this is encoded by the coding sequence GTGACGGAGAATAGAAAAACACGCGAACAGATTAAACGCGAACGTCAACAACAAAACAAAAAATCCAGAAAACCGAAAACTTCTGCTGGGAAATGGATTAAGCGCATTGTTTTAGCAATCGTTTTAATTGGGGTAATTGGTTTCTTAAGTGGTGCTGCATTATTTGGCTACTATGTGAGCAAAGCACCGGAACTGGATGAGGATGCATTAAAGGATCCGATTTCATCGGAATTTTATGATATAAATGGCGAACTTTTTGCAACAATTGGTGCAGAAAAACGAAATTATGTTAAATATGAAGATATTCCACAGCAGATGATTGATGCGATTATTGCAACAGAAGATGCACGATTTTTCGATCACTTCGGTGTAGACTTGTGGCGTCTTGGCGGTGCCGTACTTGCCAACTTCCGTGATGGATTTGGTGCACAGGGTGCGAGTACCATTACTCAGCAAGTTGTAAAGAACTCATTCTTTACCAATGAGAAAAAGCTGGAGCGTAAAGCACAGGAAGCTTGGCTCGCAATCAAGCTGGAACGTGAATATAGTAAAGAAGAAATTTTCGAAATGTACTTTAATAAAATCTTAATGTCAGGTAGAATTCATGGCTTTGGTACAGCAGCCAAAGAATTTTACGGAAAAGAATTAAGTGAACTGTCATTGGCTGAATATGCTCAATTAGCAGGGATGCCGCAAAGTCCAAACAATTATAACCCGTACAAAAAGCCGGACCGTGCTAAAAAACGTCGTAATATCGTTTTAGGTTTAATGGTTCAGCACGGGAAAATTAGCGAAGCGGAAGCGGAAAAAGCGAAAAAGGAACCTATTACTGGCGGACTCATTCCTGAAGAAGAGCGTGTAGCTAACAGTACAACGAAATACCCGGCCTTTTTGGATGTCGTTTTAGCAGAACTTGAAAAAAATGGTGACAGCGAACTGACTTCTGAAGGGATCAAAGTTTATACAACGCTAGATCCAAAAGCACAGACGACTGTAGAAAATTTAATGAACAATGACAGCAACTTCCCTACCGAAGAGATCCAAGCCGGTGTTGCAGTCATCGATACACCAACAGGTGAAATTCGTGCAATTGGCGGCGGACGAAATTATACAGGTGAATTTAACTATAACTTTGCCTACGATATGACAACACGCCAGCCTGGTTCAACTTTAAAACCTTTAATTGATTACGGGCCAGCCATTGAATATTTAAAATGGTCGACTGGTCAGACTACGGTCGATGAAAAGATTACGTATTCCGGTTCTGATCAGGTAATCGGTAACTGGGACGGCCGCTATTTAGGCGCGATGACAGTGCGTGAAGCGCTTTATACATCACGAAATATTCCGGCTGTGAAAACTTTCCGCGAAGTCGGTCCTGAACGTGCGAAAGAGTTTTTAGGCAACTTAGGGATTAAATCAAGCGGATTGACAGAATCGGAAGCACTTGGTGGAGGACGCGTCAATATTTCTCCTGTCCAAATGGCCGCTTCCTATGCAGCATTCGGCAACAACGGTACTTATAATAGTCCGCATGCCATTACGAAAATTGTTTTCCGTGATGGAAAAACGTCAAAATCATTTAAACCGGAATCCAAAAAAGCGATGAGTGATTATACTGCTTATATGGTAACGGATATTTTACGTGATACAGTTAGTAACAAACGCAATGCCTCTGCGCCGCGTGCAGCAGTAGCAGGCGTTGATATTGCAGGTAAAACCGGTACAACTAACTATGGATCAGATGAATTTGAAAAGTTCAATTTAAAGAATGGCTCAGTACCGGATACATGGTTTGCCGGTTATACAACAAACTACTCGATCGCGATTTGGGGCGGGTATTCACAGCGTAAAGATGCCATTACAACTTGGGAAGAGCGCTGGTTGCCGCAACAATTGTTCAAATCGATCATGACGGATTTAAATCAGCATAACCCGTCGTCATCATTTAAACAGCCAAGCAGTGTCGTATCGGCTTCGATTGTCGTTGGATCAAATCCATTAAAGCTGGCGAATGAATATACACCAGCTACACAAAAAGCGACAGAACTATTTGTTAAAGGAACGGAGCCAACTGAGTATACAGAGGAATTTGTTCCTCAAAATTTAGATGCACCTACTGGTTTACAGGCATCATTTAATGATGCAGCACAACTTGCAGATATTTCCTGGTCTCATTCTTCACTTAACGGTTCTGGTGAAGATACAGATCCTGTCACATTTGAAGTTTCAATGAAAGTAGATGGCGGTCCGGCAACAGTCATTTCGACGACAAGCGCAACCGCTATTCAAGTACCGAACATTGAACGAGGGAAAGAATATACATTTACAGTTACAGCCATTTCGGGTGATTTACGAAGTGATCCGGCTAGCGTTGGACTATACGTAGACGGAAATACAACACCAGAGCCTGAAGATCCGAATGACTCCATTGAAGATCCGAATGATGCAGAACAACCGGAACAGCCGGGTAACGGGAATAACAATGGGAATAACGGAAACGGCAATAACGGAAATGGTAACAACGGGAATGGCAATGGCAATGGCAATAACGGGAACGGCAATGGCAGCGGTAATACCGAAGAGCCAGATGAGCCAGACCCTGAGCCATCACAACCAAACCAGCCAAGCCCACCGACTTCTGGTGGTGAAACAAGACCTGAAGACTCGGAAGACGATTAA
- the recU gene encoding Holliday junction resolvase RecU: MVIRYPNGKLYENAPKVEKNKESAKFQSSAKEKNKRAVNYSNRGKSLEDDLNETNMFYLHRNMANIHKKPVPIQIVKVDYPARSAAVIKEAYFRTPSTTDYNGVWNGYYIDFEAKETDSKTSFPLKNIHPHQMDHMHSVTNQRGVAFFIVRFSMLNRNFVISYDIVAKWFSAMDEGGRKSIPIAVFEQDAFEISEGYLPRLDYLQAVKKLIANNNVCESEEKQRDGE, translated from the coding sequence ATGGTGATTCGTTATCCAAACGGTAAACTCTATGAAAATGCCCCAAAGGTTGAGAAAAATAAAGAATCTGCCAAGTTTCAATCGAGTGCTAAAGAAAAAAATAAAAGAGCCGTCAATTACAGTAACCGTGGAAAAAGCTTAGAAGATGACCTAAATGAAACAAATATGTTTTATTTACATAGGAATATGGCAAATATACACAAGAAACCTGTTCCTATACAAATCGTCAAAGTAGATTATCCGGCTAGAAGTGCTGCTGTCATTAAAGAGGCTTATTTCCGCACACCTTCAACGACGGATTATAATGGCGTATGGAATGGATACTACATTGATTTTGAAGCAAAAGAAACGGATAGTAAAACATCCTTTCCATTAAAAAACATTCACCCCCATCAAATGGATCATATGCATTCCGTGACAAATCAACGAGGCGTTGCGTTTTTCATTGTACGATTCAGCATGCTAAACCGGAATTTTGTTATTTCTTATGATATTGTGGCAAAATGGTTTTCAGCAATGGATGAAGGGGGAAGAAAATCTATACCAATCGCCGTATTCGAGCAGGATGCCTTCGAAATTTCCGAAGGTTATTTACCGAGGCTCGACTATTTGCAAGCGGTAAAAAAGTTAATCGCAAACAACAATGTTTGTGAAAGTGAGGAGAAACAACGTGACGGAGAATAG